One window from the genome of Oryctolagus cuniculus chromosome 1, mOryCun1.1, whole genome shotgun sequence encodes:
- the LOC103348031 gene encoding ESX-1 secretion-associated protein EspI isoform X1, whose amino-acid sequence MQACGQGAVESCRRPAGEALGSCGMLSPVPRGRAALTRGWFPPAPPPPPTPPPQLNYESRTQGQKARRPQARPSGFRNPDARIDDSWLDPGARFSHAPPHPPRTPNRRQRPDVTRQGSRDWLSLTLPAPSPTVFRRPDTRWAKHLPLSWRRWSRGGVADPPLCPPRRVPSAGAAAAPKRESFHAVVALALHPSCHRLSLGCVISDLCYPRHASFSDSSASTLVSLEPPGSPG is encoded by the exons ATGCAGGCCTGCGGGCAGGGGGCGGTGGAAAGCTGCCGGCGGCCGGCCGGGGAGGCCCTGGGGTCCTGCGGGATGCTCTCCCCAGTCCCCCGCGGACGCGCGGCTCTCACCAGAGGCTGGTTCcctcccgcgccgccgccgccaccaacGCCGCCGCCCCAGCTTAACTACGAGAGCCGAACCCAGGGGCAGAaagcgcgccggccgcaggcCCGCCCCTCAGGCTTCCGCAATCCAGACGCTAGAATCGATGACTCGTGGCTCGACCCGGGTGCCCGCTTCTCCCACGCCCCTCCACACCCACCCCGAACGCCGAATCGGCGACAGCGCCCTGACGTCACCCGGCAGGGCTCCCGTGATTGGCTGTCGCTCACGCTCCCAGCGCCCTCACCAACGGTTTTTAGGAGACCGGATACCCGGTGGGCGAAGCACCTTCCGTTGTCGTGGCGGCGCTGGTCCCGCGGTGGGGTGGCCGACCCGCCCCTGTGCCCGCCCCGGCGCGTTCCCTccgccggcgccgccgccgcaCCGAAACGCGAGTCCTTCCACGCGGTAGTTGCTTTGGCCTTGCACCCAAG CTGCCACAGGCTGTCCCTTGGCTGTGTCATCTCTGACCTCTGCTACCCTCGTCACGCTTCCTTCTCTGACTCTTCTGCCTCCACCCTTGTTTCACTGGAACCACCTGGTAGTCCAGGGTAA
- the LOC103348031 gene encoding ESX-1 secretion-associated protein EspI isoform X2: MQACGQGAVESCRRPAGEALGSCGMLSPVPRGRAALTRGWFPPAPPPPPTPPPQLNYESRTQGQKARRPQARPSGFRNPDARIDDSWLDPGARFSHAPPHPPRTPNRRQRPDVTRQGSRDWLSLTLPAPSPTVFRRPDTRWAKHLPLSWRRWSRGGVADPPLCPPRRVPSAGAAAAPKRESFHAVVALALHPRLKAP; encoded by the coding sequence ATGCAGGCCTGCGGGCAGGGGGCGGTGGAAAGCTGCCGGCGGCCGGCCGGGGAGGCCCTGGGGTCCTGCGGGATGCTCTCCCCAGTCCCCCGCGGACGCGCGGCTCTCACCAGAGGCTGGTTCcctcccgcgccgccgccgccaccaacGCCGCCGCCCCAGCTTAACTACGAGAGCCGAACCCAGGGGCAGAaagcgcgccggccgcaggcCCGCCCCTCAGGCTTCCGCAATCCAGACGCTAGAATCGATGACTCGTGGCTCGACCCGGGTGCCCGCTTCTCCCACGCCCCTCCACACCCACCCCGAACGCCGAATCGGCGACAGCGCCCTGACGTCACCCGGCAGGGCTCCCGTGATTGGCTGTCGCTCACGCTCCCAGCGCCCTCACCAACGGTTTTTAGGAGACCGGATACCCGGTGGGCGAAGCACCTTCCGTTGTCGTGGCGGCGCTGGTCCCGCGGTGGGGTGGCCGACCCGCCCCTGTGCCCGCCCCGGCGCGTTCCCTccgccggcgccgccgccgcaCCGAAACGCGAGTCCTTCCACGCGGTAGTTGCTTTGGCCTTGCACCCAAG